The genomic interval GTCAGGACCCTTAGATACAGCACTTGTATCGATCGCGATGCTAGCTCCACCCGCTTTGCTTTCCAGGCACTATACGCGATTAGTTAATAAGTATAATCTGAAAGCCGGGCTGACTTTTGCTCTACTAGCCAGGTCTATATTGACTTTTATAATACTTTTTTTTGTTAACAACTACCTAATAGCACTAATTCTGTTAGCCTGTCGAGCTGCATTTTCCGGTCTATTTGCACCGCAAATTTCATTAATAGCCAGTAATGTAGTAGACGAGTTAAAACCTAAACTTAGTGCTCACATTAGTCTCGCAAATAATGTATCTAAGCTGGTAATACCTGCAGCAGGTGGGGCTCTGGCGGTGGCTTTTGGAAACACATTTGTTATCCTTCTAGGTGGGCTAATTTTATTTTTTACCGCATTATTCGCGTTTTTTTCACTGAGTATTATAAATACTCAAAACAAAGAAACCAAAAAGACGGGAAGTCCAATTGATGCCAATCATAAATTAGAGCTAACCCATGCTGGATTGTATTATTTTCTTGTTTTCAGCATGAGCAATCTGCTGCCCTATATTTTCCACGATATTGGATCAGGAACACTACTTTTCTCAATTGCAATATCATGCTCGGCATTCGGAAATATTTCGGCTGGAATAATTCTTAGTAAAAACAAGACAAATATTTATCGATTGCAATTTTTGATAAATGCCCTCTTTACATGCTTACTTTTTTTCGTAATTTACTTGCTCATCACAGTTAAGTTTAACTATGCGCTTCCAATCGTATTTGCATTGACCGGCTACTTTAGTGCCTCTATTCAAGTCAACATAACCAATAACACAATTTCTCTAACAAGTGAAAAAGCCACCTCATATTCAGCTAGGTTTCAGAGTACTCAGAACATAGCAATGCTCGCCGGGCCTATTTTTGGTGCAACAGTAATTGAATATTTTTCTTCAGAATTGCTATTTTTAACATCGTCTTTAATTGGAGTGGTTTATTTCACATCGACAATTTTGATAAGTAAAAGGACGAAATATGAATCTGTACATTGAACTACTTTCGAAAGTTGTGAGAAATGAAATATATCTCAGCTATCATGACCAAAGTATCACTAGTCAAGATATTGAGACATGCCAGCTTGTAATAAGCGATCTACAAAAAAACAACCCTGTTGTTTTAGATACATACCCGCACTTGAAAGACGCCAAGAAGTTTGCAGATATCATTAATTATACGAAATCCTCAAAACCGGTGCATACGTATGTCAATGAAAAAGGTACTAAGAACCTCATAGAGTTATGCGAAACCGTGATCAATGAAAACATCGACGGATCTTTTGTAGAAGTCGGGACCTTACGTGGCGGACTAGGGATATTAATGGCCGGAATTATACAAAGTACCGGAGTAGACAAAAATCTATATATTTTTGATAGTTTCGCGGGATTAAACACTACGAATACCAAGGACTCACTTTTCGATCGTGAAGTATGGGACAGGTATCGAACGTGGTTTACCCAACATCAGTTTAATTGCGAATGTTCAAAATCTGAGGTAATTGAGAACTTTAAAAAATATGATTTGGATAGCATCCCAAGACTAATGGAAGGGTGGATTCCAGATTGCTTCTCAAACTTTGATGAGAAAATTTCTTGCCTCCGAATTGATGTGGATTGGTACCAAGCCACGCTGGATACATTATTGAATCTCTATGATCTGGTGGAGCCTGGAGGATATATAATTATCGACGACTACAAGTTAGAAGGCTGCAAAAAAGCCATCCATGAGTTTTTTGACTTAAAAGGGATATCCCCTTTGATTCAACATGCCTGTGAACAAAGCGGAATAATATATTGGAAGAAAAATCATGATTAATATCTCACCATTTAAATGGAATAAATTCGTTAAGTCGGCAATAGAGAGCGAGTTTGCTTTAATTGAAGATGAAACCCTGGTCGATTTCGAAACTGCAATTACTGAACTTCAACAAGCTATGCTTTCTGGGAGTGGGCAACTAAGTTACAAGTTAGCAGGAGGCTGCAAAGGTAAGCCAATTCAAAAAGGTAGTTTTGAGAACATACTCAACGACTGTAGAGATAAAAAGGTCAGCTATATTATAGAAGGAATGCAATCAGTACCTGGATTTTATTCAAATCTAGCTCAAAAGTTATCCAACACCTACCTTTCAAACATTACTATTAATGCATTTATTTCCTGTAAAGATAGCCAAGCCAGTCCGCTACATTATGATTTCCATGACCTTGTGAACATCCAACTGCTAGGAAGCAAAAAGTGGAATGTTTATAAGAGAGCAAAGGATATTTCCTACCATCCTACAGGTTACATGATAGATGA from Gynuella sunshinyii YC6258 carries:
- a CDS encoding TylF/MycF/NovP-related O-methyltransferase, whose amino-acid sequence is MNLYIELLSKVVRNEIYLSYHDQSITSQDIETCQLVISDLQKNNPVVLDTYPHLKDAKKFADIINYTKSSKPVHTYVNEKGTKNLIELCETVINENIDGSFVEVGTLRGGLGILMAGIIQSTGVDKNLYIFDSFAGLNTTNTKDSLFDREVWDRYRTWFTQHQFNCECSKSEVIENFKKYDLDSIPRLMEGWIPDCFSNFDEKISCLRIDVDWYQATLDTLLNLYDLVEPGGYIIIDDYKLEGCKKAIHEFFDLKGISPLIQHACEQSGIIYWKKNHD
- a CDS encoding MFS transporter, whose protein sequence is MSNYKSIVLLIFLASIASWFDFIAVLSLFASDSKSGPLDTALVSIAMLAPPALLSRHYTRLVNKYNLKAGLTFALLARSILTFIILFFVNNYLIALILLACRAAFSGLFAPQISLIASNVVDELKPKLSAHISLANNVSKLVIPAAGGALAVAFGNTFVILLGGLILFFTALFAFFSLSIINTQNKETKKTGSPIDANHKLELTHAGLYYFLVFSMSNLLPYIFHDIGSGTLLFSIAISCSAFGNISAGIILSKNKTNIYRLQFLINALFTCLLFFVIYLLITVKFNYALPIVFALTGYFSASIQVNITNNTISLTSEKATSYSARFQSTQNIAMLAGPIFGATVIEYFSSELLFLTSSLIGVVYFTSTILISKRTKYESVH